Sequence from the Bremerella volcania genome:
CAGATGCTCGGCAACCAGCCAAAAGCCAATTTGCAGCAAGCGCTGGACGCCGCCAAAGGCTAAGCGCTGATGCCCAACGCAGATCGCCTGCTAGCATAGCGGAGGACGTTCGTCCTCCGTTTTTTGTGCGCCGACACCTTTTTGGCTGCTGGTAGCACCGCCAACGGATTGCTAGCCCTCAGCATTTCAATCTGCGCAGCCGTTAAACTCAACTTCTTAGGCACATCATGCCGATGCGAAAGGATGGCCGAGTAATCCATTCGACTGCCGCCAACTGATTTGATTCGCCATGAAGCCGACTATCCGTCCATCGAATATCACGCCGTCGTCGCGTCCTCTTTCCGAGCAGGCCTCGCCTGAGTTGCGTATAGATCCTCCGCATGCACCCTCGGTGGATAGTAATTCGGCCGACGTCCTGGAAGACGATCAAGGGGTCGATCTTGCTTCGGCCGATCTCGAAACATTACCCGACTGGCAGCGGCGGCAGATCAATCAACTGGCCCGCTTGATGCGTGATCGCCAGATGGAACTCGACCGTCGCGAGGCGGAACTCAATGCTCGGATGGCGAATTTCGAAAGTCAGCAGCGAAGTGCCGCCCTGGCGATGGACCAGCCTCTTCCCAAGTCCGCCAAGCCGACCCCGCAAGAACCCCAAGCGAAGGCCTCGAACCCCGGCGGCCTGTGGAGCATCGAAGAGAAGATTCGCCAATGGCGGCGTAAATGGCGCGGCCAGACGACCGACATTCCCGAGGTCGAGCCGGAGATGGAAGGGCCGGTCACCGTTCGACTGGAGAAGTTGAGCGAGGCCGAGTCGCAACTGGCGCAGCAGTGGGCTCTATTGAAGAACGCTCGTTCGCTGCAGGCCCTGCGCGAAAAGGAGTTTGCTGCCTACACGGCCAAGGTTGAGCGAGAAATCGAGCAGAGCCGCGCTCAACAGCATCAATGGCTTGAGCAGGAACAACAGCAGCTGGCACACGATCAGGATGAACTGGTTCGTCGCGAGAACGAACTGGCCGGCGTGCAGCAGGAAATGCAGTATGCGTTTGAAGAGCTGCAATTGATTCGCGATCAGTTGGAAATGGCCTGGGCCGAGATTCGCGTGCGGATTCCTTCCGCGCTGCGGCGGCGACTGGATCAACAAACGGACCACGCCGTCGATCACTTCGACAAAGCGCTGCATGCCCGGAACCAGGCAGCCAAGAGCGAGATTCGGCAGCTGCTGCATCAACTGGAACTCGCCAAGCTCGAGATCCAGGAACAACAGGTGCGGCTCGAAGACGAAGCCGATCAACATCACACCGAGCTGCGTCGCGCCAAACATGAGTTGGCCGACCGCGAGGCCCAGGTTCGCGCTCAGCTGGCCGAGCTTCGCCGCGAGCACGAGTCGCTCAACGAGTCCAAGCTGGAGATCTTGAAAGAGCGTTACCAGGATCTGAGCCGGGAAATTACTCCCAAAGCAGCCTAACGGCTCTTATACTGTCCGGTCGACTTGCCTTCCCTTCTTGTTCGCACCGAAGGAACTCGGCGTGACTGGTACGATCATCGTTTATTCGCTTATGTCCCTGGCGCTGCTAGTCGGCTCGCTCGTTTCGTTGTCCAATGAGCCCCGTATTCGCGGATGGCGAAATCTGGCGATGCTCTCGATCTTCATTTTGGGGATCGTCAGTTTGCTGGTCGCCGGCTGGATGATGGCCACTATCGTTTGGCTGAGCTGCGCGGTGGTGAGTGCACTTCTCTACAAGGTTTACGACCTC
This genomic interval carries:
- a CDS encoding coiled-coil domain-containing protein, which translates into the protein MKPTIRPSNITPSSRPLSEQASPELRIDPPHAPSVDSNSADVLEDDQGVDLASADLETLPDWQRRQINQLARLMRDRQMELDRREAELNARMANFESQQRSAALAMDQPLPKSAKPTPQEPQAKASNPGGLWSIEEKIRQWRRKWRGQTTDIPEVEPEMEGPVTVRLEKLSEAESQLAQQWALLKNARSLQALREKEFAAYTAKVEREIEQSRAQQHQWLEQEQQQLAHDQDELVRRENELAGVQQEMQYAFEELQLIRDQLEMAWAEIRVRIPSALRRRLDQQTDHAVDHFDKALHARNQAAKSEIRQLLHQLELAKLEIQEQQVRLEDEADQHHTELRRAKHELADREAQVRAQLAELRREHESLNESKLEILKERYQDLSREITPKAA